The genomic DNA GGGGTCTCCGATCGCTTCGAGCGCGTGGTCACCACGGACACCCTCGGCATCGGCAAGCCGGACCCGAGCGTCTTCCTGCACGCCTGCGAGCTCGCCGGCGCCGCCCCCGAGGTGTGCGTCGCGGTGGGGGACAACTTCCGCAACGACGTCGCGGCCGCACGCGCGGCCGGGATGCGGGGCCTCTGGCTCGACCGGACCGGGCGCGGAACCGGCGGGGAGCCGCCGGCGATCCGTTCGCTCGCCGAACTGCCGGCGGCCCTGACCCGGGCGGTCTGAGCTGTCGGTGCCCCGTGTTAGAACTGCCCCCATGCTCACCGTGCACCGCTCCGAGCGCGGCGACGTCCTCCTGGACGCGCTCGCGGAGGTCCTCGCGGTGCCCGACGCCGATCCGTTCGTCCCGGACCTGATCGCGGTCCCGGCCCGCGGCGTCGAACGGTGGATCGTCCAGGGATTGGCATCGCGGCTCGGGATCGCCGCGAACATCGACTTCCCCACGCCCGCAGCGCTCGTCGCCGACGCGGTGGGCGCCGCCTCGGGCATCGCACCCGACGAGGATCCGTGGCGCGGTGAGCGTCTCGTGTGGCTGGTGCTCACCGCGATCGATGCGCTCGCCTTCGAACCCGGCGGGGCGGTCCTGGCCCGGCACCTGGGCGTGACCCGGCCGGGCGGGTGGGCCGAGCAGCCCGGACACCGTCCGCGCCGCCGGTACCCGACGGCCGACCTGTTGGCGGGGCTGCTGCGTGCGTACGGCGCGAACCGGCCCGGGATGCTGGCCGACTGGGCGGTCGGCAGGGACACCGACGGCCTGGGCGGCGAGCTGCCCGAGGACCTTCGCTGGCAGGCCGAGCTGTTCCGACGCGTCCGCGACCTCGCCGGTGTGCCCAGCCCCGCGGAGCGCCTGGACGGGGCGTGCGCGCGGCTGCGCGACGAGCCGGGCCTCGTCGACCTGCCCGGCAGGCTGTCCGTCTACGGTGCCACCCGGCTCCCCACGGACCAGATCGCGGTGTTCTCGGCACTGGCCGCAGGGCGCGCGGTGCACCTGTGGCTGCCGCACCCCAGCCCGGCGCTCTGGTCCGCGCGCTCCGCGGGGGCGGCGCCGCGGGCGGACGTGGTCCCCGCGCCTACACCCCGTACCGCTGCCGGCGCGGCGGCGAACCCGCTTCTGGCCTCGCTCGGGCGCGAGGCCCGCGAGCTGCAACAGCGCGTCGCCCCGATCGCGGACGCCGACGTGCACCACCCCGCCCCCGCCCGGCCCCCGACGTTGCTGGGCGCCCTGCAGGCCTCGATCGCCGACGACGCGCCGCTGATCGGGGACCACGTGCCCGACGGGACGCTCGAGTTCCACGCCTGCCACGGCGCGGCCCGCATGATCGAGGTGCTGCGCGAGCGATTGGTGCGGCTGTTCGAGGACGATCGCACGCTGGAGCCCCGTGACGTGCTCGTGAGCTGTCCGGACATCGAGACCTACGCGCCGTTGATCCGTTCCGCCTTCGGGCAGGCCGCCGCGGGGGCCGCGGCGCCGGAGCCGCTCGCCGCGGGCGAGCAGGTGCATCCGGGGCAGCGGCTGCGGGTGCGGCTCGCGGACCGGGCGCTGCGGTTCACCAACCCGCTGCTCGACGCCCTGGTCACCGTGCTGGAGATCGCCGACGGGCGCGCCACGGTCGCGCAGGTGCTCGACCTCGCTGCGACGGAACCGGTGCGCCGGCGGTACCGGTTCGGGGACTCCGACATCGAGCGGCTGCGCGCGTGGGCCGGTCCGTCGGGCGCCCGCTGGGGTCTCGATGCGGCCGGCCGCGAGCGGTACGGGCTGGGCGGATTCCCCCAGAACACGCTCGCCGCGGCCCTCGACCGCATCGTCCTCGGCGTGGTCGCCGACGAATCGTCGGGGGAGTGGCTCGGTCTCGGGCTGCCGCTCGACGACGTGGACTCGACCGACATCGACCTCGTGGGCCGGTTCGCCGAGTTCCAGGCCGTGCTGACCCGCGCGGCGGCCGACAGCCGCGGGCGGCGGCCCGCCCGTGCGTGGGCCGAGTCGCTGCAGCGGCTGGTCGGCGAGGTGGGCGCGGTGCCCGCCGCCGATTCCTGGCAGGTGACCCAGGCGGGCCGTGAACTGACCGCCGCGCTGCGCGACGGCGCCGACCGGGACCTGACGCTCACCGAGGTCCGGGCGATGCTCGCCGCGCGGCTCGCCGCCAAGCCGACCCGGGCGAACTTCCGCACGGGTGAGCTCACGGTGTGCACGCTGGTGCCGATGCGCTCGGTACCGCACCGGGTGGTCGTGCTGCTCGGCCTCGACGACGAGGTCTTCCCGCGATCCACCCGCTACTCCGGCGACGACGTCCTGGGCCGGACGCCCTGCGCCGGGGAGCGGGATCCGCGTGCCGAGGACCGCGAGCTCTTCCTCGACGCCGTCACCAGCGCGACCGACCGGCTACTCGTCTTCTACACGGGCGCGGACCCGGTCAAGGGCACGCGGCGGCCCCCCGCGGTGCCCGCCTCGGAGCTGCGGGACGCCGCGCGGGCGCTGCTCGCCGACCAGGCCGCCGCCGGCCTGGAGTTCCGGCATCCGCTGCAGCCCTTCGACCCGGTGAACTTCGACCCGGACGCGTTCGGCCGGGGCGCACCCTTCTCCTTCGACCCGGCGGCGTATGCGGGCGCCGTCGCCGCCCTCACTCCGCCGGACCCGCCGGAACCCTTCCTGGCTGCGCCGCTGCTCGCCGCGGCGACCGAGGATGTGGACCTCGACGCACTGGTCCGGTTCTGCGAGCACCCGGTCAAGGCCTTCCTGCGGCAGCGCCTCGGCTTCAGCGTTCCCGACGCGGACGACGACCTCGCCGAGGCGCTGACCATCGCGCCCGACGGCCTGCAGAAGTGGGACATCGGGGAGCGCATGCTCGCCTCCGCGCTGGCCGGTGTGCCGCCGGAGAAGTTCGCCGCCGCCGAGGTCCGGCGCGGCACCCTCCCTCCGTTCGCACTCGGCTCGGCGGTGCTGGGCGATATCGGCGCCACCGTCGATGAGCTCGCCCGCGTCGCGGGTCCGCTCATGACGGGCGCCGCGACGACCGTCGACGTCGCGGTGGACGTGGGCGACGGGCGCAGGCTGGTCGGTTCGGTGCCGTCCGTCCGGCCCGACGGGGTGGTGCGCGCCTCCTTCTCCCGTCTCGCCCCGAAACACCGGGTGGCCGCGTGGATCGCGCTGCTGGCGCTCGCGGGGGCCGGCCACGACGGCGCGTCCGCCGTCGCGATCGGTCGCGCCCGGTTCCGCGGCGTGCTCACATCCCGGCTGCGGGTGCCGCCGGACCCCGCAGCGGTGCTCCGCACGCTCGTGGACCTGCGGGACCGCGGGCTGCGCGAGCCGCTGCCGCTGTTCCCCACGGCATCGGCGGTGTACGTCGAACGCGGCGCGGCCGGCGCCCCGGCGCACCAGGCGCTGGATGCGGCGCGCGCCGAGTTCGAGGGGACGTTCGGCGACGGCCAGGACAGATCGATCCGGTACGCCCTGGGGGAGAACGCCTTCGAGGACGCACTCACGCCACCGGTGGGGGACGAGGCGGCGTTCTCCCGCGCGAACACCCGGTTCGGTGCGCTCGCCGCCCGGTTGTGGGTCCCCATCGTCACGCACGAGGAGATGACCTGATGAGCCCGCGCGAACCGGTCCTGGGTGCCGCTCCGTTCGAGCTGACCGGCCCGCTCCCGGCCGGGCCCACCACCACCGTGCTCGAGGCGAGTGCGGGTACCGGCAAGACCTACGCGATCGTCGGGCTGCTGGCCCGGTACGTCGCCGAGGGCGTCGCCGAACTCGGGGAGATGCTGCTCATCACCTTCTCCCGCGCGGCCACCCAGGAGCTGCGCGAGCGCGCCCGGTCCCGGCTGCTGTCCGTCGAGCGGGCACTCCGCGATCCCGCAGCGGCCGCGGCGTCGGACGACGAGTTGATCCGACACCTCGCGACCGGCGACGCCGCCGAGGTCGCCGTCCGTCACCGCCGGCTGGTGACCGCCCTCTCCGACTTCGACGCGGCCACGATCACCACCACGCACGGCTTCTGCCAGCGGATGCTCGACGCCCTCGGCCTCGCGGGCGATCTCGAGCCCGGCGCCGTCTTCGTCGAGGACGTCGACGACCTGGTGCAGGAGGTCGCCGAGGACGTCTACCTCGGCATGTTCGCCGGCCGCGAGCGCGCACCCTTCCCGCTCCCCGATGCACTGATCTACGCGCGCACCGTGGTCGCCAACCCGCGGGCCGCGATCACCCCGGCCGAGGCGGAGCCCGGCTCCGATACCGGGCTCCGGGTCGAGTACGCGCGGATCGTGCGCCGCGAGGTGGACCGCCGCAAGCGCATGGGCCGGCTCCGCGACTACGACGACCTGCAGGGCCTCCTGCGGGACGCCCTCACCGACCTCGTGCACGGGCACCGGGCGCGGGCCCGGCTGCAGGCCCTCTACTCGGTGGTCCTCGTGGACGAGTTCCAGGACACGGACCCCGTGCAGTGGGACATCCTGCACGACGCCTTCCACGGCGCGAGCACGCTCGTCCTGGTCGGCGACCCGAAACAGGCGATCTACGCGTTCCGCGGCGCGGAGGTGACCAGCTACCTCAGGGCCGTCCGACTGGACGGAACGGTCAAGCGGGAACTGGACGTGAACCGGCGGTCGGACGCGCCCCTCGTACGGGCGCTGCAGCACCTCTACGGGGATGTGGCGTTCGGGGACCCGCTCATCGTCGCGGGATCCGTGGAGGCGCATCGCGCGACGTCCCGGCTCGCGGGCGGCGCACCTCTGCGGTTGCGGTACCTCGGCTCGAACGGTGTGGGGCCCAAGACCCAGTCCGGGATCCCGTACGTGCGGAACGTGCGGCCGGTCGTTCTCCGCGACGTCGCCGCCGATATCACCCGCACCCTCACCGCGGGCGAGCAGCTGGAGACGGCGCCCGGGGAGAGCCGCGCGCTGCGGCCCGGCGATGTGGCGGTGCTCGTGCGCAAGAACGCGCACGTCGCCGAGCTGCAGTCCTTGCTGCAGGAGTACGACGTGCCCGCCGTGGCCGCGGGCGGCGCCAGCGTGTTCACCACGGCGGCGGCCGTCGACTGGCTGCGGGTGCTGCAAGCGCTCGAGAACCCCGGCCGTAGCGATCGCGCCCGGCTCGCCGCGCTCACGCCGCTGTTCGAGTTCACCGCGCGTGATCTCGACGAGCGCGGCGACGAGCTGGTCTCCGCGATCAGCGGGCGGCTGCGCACGCTCGCCGGGATCTTCGCGCGCTCCGGCTTCGCGGCGATGTTCGATGCGCTCGCGACCCGCTCCCGGTTCGACGAGCGGCTGCTCGGCCGCGCCGGCGGCGAGCGGATGCTCACGGATCTGCGGCACGTCGCCGAACTGGTGCAGCACGCCACCGTCACCCTCGGGCTCGGCCTCGCCGCCGCCACCCGGTGGCTCGCCGACCGGATCGCCGATCCCGGCCTCGGCGGCACCGCCGACCCCGCACGGCGCCTGGCCACCGACACCGCCGCGGTCCAGCTCATGACCGTGCACGCGAGCAAGGGACTGCAGTTCCCGGTCGTCTACCTGCCCTTCGGCTGGGACGACGGCTCCTTCGGCGGCAAGAAGACCTTCGTCTTCCACGACCAGAAGGGCGATCGTCTCATCGACGTCGGCGGCGAGTACGCGCCCGGGTTCGCGGAGCGGTACGCCGTCTCGCAGCAGGAGGCGGCGGGCGAGGAACTGCGCCTGCTCTACGTCGGTGCGACCCGCGCGCAGTCCCGCCTGGTGCTGTGGTGGGCGCCCGGCACCACCACGCGGAGTTCGCCGCTGCACCGCCTCCTGTTCTCCGACGTGGGCGGCGGACGGGTCCCCGCCGCCCAGGCACCGATCCCACGCGACGCCGACGTGGGCCCGAAGCTGCGGGAATGGGCGGCGCCGATCGCAGCGGCCGTCTCGATCGAGGCGGTCGACCTCGCCGCGCCGCGGCCCGCGGCCTGGCGCCCGCAGGATGTCGCGTACCCGGCGCTCGAGCTCGCCCGCGCGAGCCGCCGCATCGATCCCACGTGGCGGCGCACGAGCTACTCGGCGTTGGTCGCCGACGCCGCCCACGGCCCGGCGGAGGCCGCGCCCGACACCGGAAGCGAACCGGAACAACCGGCCACCGACGACGAGCCGACCGAGGAGCCGATGGACGCCCCCGCAGATGCGGGGGGCGCACCGTCGTCCCGGATGAACGGCCTGTCGGGCGGTGCGGTCTTCGGCACCCTCGTGCACGAGATCCTCGAGCACGTCGACACCGGCGCCCCCGACCTCGCGGCCGAGGTGCTCACCCGGTGCCGCGAGGCCGCCGAGTACGGCGCCACCGCGGACGATCCGGAGGAAGTGGCCGCGGCGCTCGTCGCGGTGCTGCACACGCCGCTCGGCACCGGCGACCTCGCGCACCTGACGCTCGCCGAGGTGGCACCGGGCGATCACCTCGCCGAGCTCGACTTCGAGCTGCCGCTCGGCGGCGACGGGCCCGCGGCCACGCTGTCGACGATCGCGGACCTGCTCGACGAGCACCTGCCGCCGGGGGACCCGCTCGCCCCGTACGCGGAACGGCTGCGGGAGGTACCGGGCGCCGCGTTGCGCGGCTACCTCACGGGCAGCATCGATTCGGTCCTGCGCATCGCGACGCCCGACGGCCCCCGGTTCACCGTGGTCGACTACAAGACCAACCGGCTCGCGCGGGGCGACCTCACCACCGCCGACTACACCGCGGAGGCCATGGCACGGGAGATGATCTCCTCGCACTACGTACTGCAGGCGCTGCTGTACTCGGTGGCGCTGCATCGGTTCCTGTCCTGGCGCGTGCCGGGGTACGCGCCGCGGACCCACCTCGGGGTGGTGCAGTACCACTTCGTGCGGGCCATGATCGGCCCCGAGACGCCGCCCGGCGCCGGAGTCTTCGAGTGGCACCCCCCGGCGGAGTTGGTCGTCGAGGTGTCCGACGCGCTGGCGGGAGGCACGCGATGACCACGACGGAGCCGACGCTGCTGGAGACGTTCGCCGCGGCGGGGGTGCTCGGCCCGGCCGACGTGCACGTCGCCGCCACGCTGGGGCGGCTGGGCGGCGAGTCCGATGAGGCCGTGCTGCTCGCCGCCGCGCTCGCCACCCGTGCCGTCCGGCTGGGCTCGGTGTGCCTCGAACTCTCGCGCCTGCGGGACGTGGCGGTCGACGGCGAGGGCGAGGTCGACGTGGCGGCGCTGCCCTGGCCCGACGATGCGGCGGTGCTCGACGGCCTGCGGCGCAGCCCGCTCGTGGTGGGAGCCGCGTCGGGCCCACTCCGGCCGCTGCGCCTCGTGGGCGACGAGCTGCTCTACCTCGACCGGTACCACCGGCAGGAGGAGACCGTCCGCGCGATCCTCGACGCCCGGGCCGGGGCCGCCCCCGGCGTCGACGCCGCGCGGCTGCGCGCGGGCCTGCTCGCACGGTTCCCCGAGCCCGGGCCGGACCGGCAGCGGCTCGCCGCCGCAGCCTCGGTGCTCGGCCAGACCACCGTGCTCGCGGGCGGCCCGGGTACGGGCAAGACCTACACCGTCGCCCGGATCCTCGCGCTGCTCTTCGACCAGCACGGACCCGAGCTGCGGGTCGGTCTCGCCGCGCCCACCGGCCGCGCGGCGGCGCAGCTCGCGGGCGAGGTCCGCGCGCAGGGCGCGACGCTCGGCCTGCCGCGGGAGATTCCCGCCCAGACGATCCACCGGATGCTCGGCTTCAAGCCCGGCAACGCCAGCCGGTTCCGGCACGACGCGACCAACCACCTGCCCTACGACGTGGTGGTGGTCGACGAGACGTCCATGGTCTCGCTCACGATCATGTGTCGGCTGCTCGAGGCACTGCGCCCCGAAGCGCGCCTCATCCTGGTCGGCGACCCGGACCAGCTGGCCTCGGTCGACGCGGGCGCGGTTCTCGGCGACCTGGTCGCGCGCGGGGTGACGACGGCGCCGTCGCCCGAGTTGGAGGCGCTGCTGGCGGACGAGACCGCCCGGCCCGGCGGCGACGAGGCGGGCATCGACGACGCGGAGCTCGCGGACGCTCGCCGGGGCGTCGTGCGGTTGCGGCGGGGGCGCCGGTTCACGGGCGCGCTCGGCGAGCTGGCCGACGCGGTGCGCCGCGGCGACGCCGACCGGGTCGTCGAGCTGGCCCGCGCCGGCGGAGACGGCGCGATCGAGTGGTGCGAGCCCGACGATCTCGCGGGCCTGCGCGCCGACGTGGAGCGGGCGAGCGCGGTCACCGTCGGCGCGGCGCAACGGGGTCTCGCCGCGGAGGCGGCGACGGGGGTGCAGCTGCACCGGGTGCTGTGCGCTCATTCCGAGGGGCCGTCGGGCGTCACGCGCTGGGCGCAGCTGGCGGAGGAGTGGGCGGGCGTCCGCGGCGGCTCGGCCGGCTGGTACGCGGGTCAGCCCCTGCTCGTGACCGCGAACGACTACGACACCAAGGTCTACAACGGCGACGTGGGCGTCGTGATCGCGCACGACGGCGATGCGTCGGACCTGCGGGCCGCGTTCGCCCGCGGCGGCGACGTGGCCCTGCTGTACCCGAACCAGTTGGTCGCCGTGCGCACCGTCTACGCCATGACGATCCACCGCAGCCAGGGCAGCCAGTACGAGGCGGTGTCCGTGGTGATCCCGCCCGCCGATTCGCGGCTGCTCACGCGGGAGCTGTTGTACACGGCGATCACGCGTGCCCGGCAACGCGTCCGGCTCGTCGGAGGGGAGGACGCTCTGCGCGCCGGCGTCGAGCGGCAGGTGTTGCGGGCGAGCGGCCTCCGGGGTGACGCTGGGGTATGACCGATCGCGGGCGCGTCCTCATCCAAGGAGCAGGGGCCGTGTCCGCCGCGGCCGGCGCGCTCCTCGCGGGCACCGGTGACGGGCGGGCCGAGGTCCGCGCCGCGTCCCGTCGCGACGACGTGATCCTCACCGCGGTCGATCCCCGCGGCGTGGTCTCGCACGTGCCGGTCGTCCGGTACGCCGACGTCGAGCCCGGCACCGTCGACCTGCTGATCCTGACGTCCGCGCCGGGCGACCTGGACGACGAGGTGGCGGCGGCGCTGGTCGCCGCGCGCCCCGCCGCGATCGGGGTGACGAGCCCCGTGATCGGTGACGCGGCGATCGCGCAGCGGATGTTCGCCGGCGCGGAGGTGGCGACGCTGGCGCCGGGCCTCCTGTCGTTCGCGACATCGCGCGGCACGGAGACCCGAGCGGAGTTCTGGGTGCCGCCGCTCGCACCCCCGTTCGCCGCGGTCGCGGTGGAGGGGTCCGCGCGCGACCTGCCGCGCCGGCTCGCCGCCGAGCATCCGAAGGTGATCGGGCGCGCGCCGGCGAAGACCGTCGCGGCCGTCGGGGCGGCGATGGTGCCGTACGCCGCGGAGCTGGCGATCGTCGGCGGCGACTGGCCGACGTTCCTGCGGCGGCTGCAACGCCCGGGGCGGGCGATGGCGGAGGCGATGCGCGCGGACGTCGGCGTCCCGGCGTTCGCGCCGCCGCCTCTCGTCGCCCGGGCTGCACTCCGGCAGCTGTGCCGGCGCGTCCCCTTCGACTTCCCCAAGTTCGCGGGCAACCACTTCGTCCGGCACGCCGGGCAGAGCCTGCGCATCCTCGACTCCTGGCGCGCGATGACCCCGCGTGCGACCCCAGCGCTGGACTCGCTCCGCGCGGACCTCGCCGCCGTCCTGTAGCCGGAGCGCCGCAGCTCGCGCGGGGCTCATGGCGCGGATTCAGCCCGCGAAGACCGGTGTCGCGAAGACGAACAGCGCCATGAACGCCAGGTTGATGAAGTACGCGGCCTCGACGAGGCTCACGCTGATGAAGAAGGGCTGGAGCAGGCGGGACGCCGCCTCGGGCTGGCGTGCGATGCCCTCCACCAGCTTCGCCCCGGCGGTGCCGTTGCCGATGCCGGCGCCGATCGCTCCGCCGGCCATGATGAGCCCGCCCCCGGCGAGCGCCCCGGCGGTGATGATCGCGTTCGCGAGGTTCTGATCGGCCATGACGGTTCTCCTCAACTGCGGTGGAACAGGTCGGTGATCGCCGTGGCGGCGCGGGCGGCGCCGTCCTCCGCGCGCAGGTCCGCGCCCAGGCGCTCGGCCGCCGGTCGGTGCCGCCCGACGGTGCGGAGCGCGTCCGCCAGCGCGTCGGTGGTGAGCGCGTGCCGGGGGATCGGCTCGGTGCCCGCGCCGAGGAGGTGCAAGCGGCGGGCCCAGAAGGGCTGGTCCATGATCCCGGGTACCGGGATCGACGGTGCCCCCGCGTGCAGCGCCGCGGCGGTGGTCCCGGCGCCGCAGTGGTGGATCACGGCGGCGCAGCGCGGGAACAACAGCGCGTGCGGCACGTCATCGACGACGAATAGGTGCTCGCCCGAGGGCTCGAGCTCCGCCCAGCCGCGCTGGACGACGGCGCGCACGCCGGCCGCCGCCGTGGCCTCGGCGAGGATCCGCGAGAGCGCCGCGCCGTTCGCCGTCGCAGTGCTGCCGAGGGTGACGGCGACGGGCGGCGGACCGTCGGTGAGAAAGGAGTCGAGGTCCGGCGCGAGCGGGCCCACCGGCTCGGGGCGCAGGTAGCCGGTGACGCGCAGGTGTGCGGGCCAGTCGGTGGGTCGCGGGAGGACGTGCTCGCTGAACGGATAGAGCACCGGCCAGTGCCGCGCTCGCTCGGCCCGTCCGGGCTTCGCCGGCAGGCCGAGGTCGCGTCGCAGCTCGGCGATCACGGGCGCGTAGACGCGCTCGGCGAAGCCGCCGGCCCACCAGACGAGGCGGTTCCCGAGCCGTCCGTACGAACGGATCCCGAGCGCGGGCGGGCTGAAATCTCCGGTGGGGGAGGCGGGCTGGAACATCACGCCGGCGCTGGGCACCCCCATTGCGGCCGCGACGTGCCGCCCCAGCAGTGCGCCGACGGGGCCCTCGAGCAGCACGAGGTCGCTGCCGTCGCCGGCCGCGGCCATGGCCTGCCCCACTCCGCGCAGTTCCTCGCGCATCTCCTCGAGGGTGTCCTTCGACGGGCGCATCCTCGTGCCGTCGACAAGGGCCTGCGCGGTGGGCGAGGCGAGCGTCGCCTCGCGGATGTCCCCGGGCAGCGGTGCGTATGCGCCGCCCGCTCCGGTGATCTCGGCCCGGTACGGTTCCTGTGCTGCGAGGACCACGTCGTGCCCGTCTGACCGGAGCCGCCGGGCGAGGCCGGTGAGCGGGGCGACGTCGCCGCGGGTGCCGAAGGCCAGGATCGCGGTCCTCACGCCCGCACCCCGCGGGTGAAGATCTCGACCAGGGTCTCGCCGTACGCGACCGGGTCGTAGGCGACGCCGATCGCCGTCAGGCGCGCGAGGTCGGTGGCGGCGCCGTCGAGGGCGCCGCGCAGGGCGGAACCCGCCCGGACGGGGTCGAGGTCCGCGCGGAACTCGCCGGTCTCGACGCCCAGCGCGAAGATCGCGGCGGGATCGAGCAGCGCGAGGTCGCCCTGCGGCGGGTTCGCGGCGGCGTCCGCGGTGACGGCGTCGTCGAACCGGCGGCCCTCGGCCGAGCGGTAGGTGGTCGCGATCTCGCGCAGCGCGACGGTCTCCGCCCGGTGCTCGGCGAGGAAGGCGGCGTTGCTGCGGATGTAGGCGGTGAGCTTGCCGGCGGCCGTCTCCGCCGCGGCGATCGCGGGCACGATGTACCCGGCCGCCGCGGTGAAAACCGCCGTCGTGACGGCGGCGACGAGCTCGTCCTTGGTGCGGAAGTGGTAGAGCGCAACGGACTTCGCGATGCCGACGTGGTCGGCGATCTTCGCGACCGACGCCGCCGGATAGCCGTTCTCGGCGATGACGGTGATGGCCGCGTCGACGAGCTGGGCGCGGCGCTGCTCGGATGTGAACGTATCTCTAGACCGCATGGTCTAAACATAGACCGACCGGTCTAGAGATGTCCAGCTCCTCCGTGATCGGTCCCGGTGCGGACGTCAGGCGACGCCTCGGAGGGGGTCGTGCTCGGCCATCAGCTTGTCGATCCGCGCCTCGTCGACGCGCACGCGGACGCTGTTCGCCTCCTGCTGGTCGCGGATGACCTTCGCGAGGTTGAAGGTGCTGGTGATGAGGAACAGGGCCCCACCAGGAGGAAGCCGCGCTGCCACGTGTCGACGGGCAGGTAGAAGGCGCCGATGAGGAGGCTTCCGGAGGAGACGGCGAAGGCGATCGCGGACTGGACGAAGAATGCGGTGGTCGGCTTGGGCGACGGGGTGATCGTGTTCATGGTGTCAGCGTGCCGCCCCGCGTGGCGGTGGCGGATGAGTAGAACTACCCGACCCGAGGAGGTAGTTGATCCTGTGAAAGCGGCCACACGATTGGGCGCGAGGGGTTCCCGGCTGCGATTCTCTGTGAGAGGAGTTCGACGGAGTTCTATCGCAGAGGGAGGCGGCACGACGATGATCCCGGCTCTCGCTGTGCTCGCCTTCCTGGTCGGCGCCGCGGTCTGCGTGACCGTCGCCGCTCCTGGCCGTCGCGCAGCGCTGCCGAGCCGTTTCCTGGTCTGCGTCGTGGTGGGACTCGTCGTGGGGGAGCTCGTGTCGATGCTCGCGCTGAACGGCGCGATCGAGGATCGGCTGCGGACGGACGCCGACCGGGGTGCTGTCGCGGCCCCCGAGGTCCGCGCCGCGCAGGCGGAGCTCGACGCCGCCCGCGCCGACCGCGCCGCGCTCGACGCGGCGGTCGCCGAGGCTTCCGGCCGGCGCGACCAGGCGCTGGTCGTCGCCCGCTGTGAGTATCGTCCCGGCCCCGCCTGTCCGCAGACGTCGATCACCGGTGTGCCCGGCCGCGGCCCCGAGAGCCGGTCCGCCAACGAGCGGCTCGCCTCCGCCCAGGCGGACCTCGACCGTGCGACCGCGGCGCGAGCGAAGGACGCGCCCGGCCGCGACGCGCGCATCGCGTCCGCGCGGACCGAGGTCGCCGCCG from Tsukamurella paurometabola includes the following:
- a CDS encoding glycosyltransferase, whose product is MRTAILAFGTRGDVAPLTGLARRLRSDGHDVVLAAQEPYRAEITGAGGAYAPLPGDIREATLASPTAQALVDGTRMRPSKDTLEEMREELRGVGQAMAAAGDGSDLVLLEGPVGALLGRHVAAAMGVPSAGVMFQPASPTGDFSPPALGIRSYGRLGNRLVWWAGGFAERVYAPVIAELRRDLGLPAKPGRAERARHWPVLYPFSEHVLPRPTDWPAHLRVTGYLRPEPVGPLAPDLDSFLTDGPPPVAVTLGSTATANGAALSRILAEATAAAGVRAVVQRGWAELEPSGEHLFVVDDVPHALLFPRCAAVIHHCGAGTTAAALHAGAPSIPVPGIMDQPFWARRLHLLGAGTEPIPRHALTTDALADALRTVGRHRPAAERLGADLRAEDGAARAATAITDLFHRS
- a CDS encoding TetR/AcrR family transcriptional regulator, encoding MRSRDTFTSEQRRAQLVDAAITVIAENGYPAASVAKIADHVGIAKSVALYHFRTKDELVAAVTTAVFTAAAGYIVPAIAAAETAAGKLTAYIRSNAAFLAEHRAETVALREIATTYRSAEGRRFDDAVTADAAANPPQGDLALLDPAAIFALGVETGEFRADLDPVRAGSALRGALDGAATDLARLTAIGVAYDPVAYGETLVEIFTRGVRA